In a genomic window of Hippoglossus stenolepis isolate QCI-W04-F060 chromosome 17, HSTE1.2, whole genome shotgun sequence:
- the LOC118124389 gene encoding solute carrier family 45 member 4: MLTAMPPQNTEADAMQVGSLVGGVNDKNSSASGLDGENGGTGGKADGSGGGGGGTRGGGEEVASEESIEGITMKRWLMHGAVMFGREFCYAMETALVTPVLLQIGLPEQYYSLTWFLSPVLGLMFTPLIGSASDRCTLRWGRRRPFILALCIGTLIGVALFLNGSLIGLSLGDEQGKQPIGIVLTVLGVVVLDFCADATEGPIRAYLLDVADTDEQDMALNIHAASAGLGGAVGYALGGLDWTHTFLGSIFKSQEQILFVFAAILFSVSVVLHLFSIEEQQYSPQHDRLDQESPDPNKKQLSSNGKAAILGPKLEMIGENETMDSYDLYDPYEDDMSDRGDSEMDFLEVELVRSKSDSVLAMADGDHLDHDAMFLCHLEPSIFTDRLSPYRGSPPTNSSFFNANHSTPPPRFTNIRRSSSTGSQDPLQPQTNNNHQTNALTPRISRLSAFLQEMENDDGQEALLNNQLNEQRTLNGRLLAGVTNADRFNTNSLSSIGQAHRAGMVKAASTGAPMRQSRHRHIFYRQPSCTFSYYGRVGSHRYRYRRANAASLIKPSRSMNDLYEVETRHRRRSRQRNRHRSGNTNSSSGDTESEEGEVETTVRLLWLSMLKMPPELLRLCACHLLTWFSIIAEAVFFTDFMGQVIYHGDPTAPANSTLLENYHRGVQMGCWGLVIYAMTAATCSALLQKYLDNFDLSIKVIYILGTLAFSIGTAVMAIFPNVYVSMVMISTMGIISMSISYCPYALLGQYHEMKQYIQHSPGNSRRGFGIDCAILSCQVYISQIMVASGLGAVVEAVGSVRVIPLVASGGSLLGFFTACFLVIYPSPNSGGGDSAKASEKRALKKPENPNSTAVAVVKEKPSFLKLNKEGKATTTTTSCHTENESAL; this comes from the exons ATGCTTACCGCCATGCCTCCTCAGAACACAGAGGCTGACGCTATGCAGGTCGGATCTCTGGTTGGCGGTGTCAACGACAAAAATTCCTCTGCATCGGGATTGGACGGGGAGAATGGAGGAACCGGAGGCAAGGCGGATGGAtcgggaggaggtgggggaggaacCCGTGGTGGTGGGGAGGAGGTGGCGAGCGAAGAATCGATAGAAGGCATCACCATGAAAAGATGGTTGATGCACGGAGCTGTGATGTTTGGCCGGGAGTTCTGCTACGCCATGGAGACGGCGCTGGTGACGCCCGTGCTGCTGCAGATTG gtcTTCCAGAGCAGTACTACAGCCTGACGTGGTTCCTCAGTCCCGTCCTTGGCCTCATGTTCACCCCTCTGATCGGCTCGGCCAGCGACCGCTGCACTCTGCGATGGGGCAGGAGGAGACCGTTCATCCTGGCTCTCTGTATCGGCACGCTGATCGGAGTGGCTCTGTTTCTGAATGGATCGCTGatag GTCTGTCACTAGGTGACGAGCAGGGAAAACAACCGATCGGCATTGTTCTCACCGTGCTGGGAGTCGTGGTGTTGGACTTTTGTGCAGACGCCACGGAGGGACCAATCAGGGCGTATTTGCTAGATGTGGCAGACACAGACGAACAAGACATGGCGCTCAACATCCACGCTGCCTCAGCAG GTCTTGGCGGCGCAGTCGGCTACGCTCTCGGAGGTTTAGACTGGACGCACACCTTCCTCGGATCAATCTTCAAGTCTCAAGAGCAGATCCTGTTCGTCTTCGCCGCCATCCTCTTCTCAGTCTCTGTGGTGTTGCATCTCTTCAGCATCGAGGAGCAGCAGTACTCCCCCCAACACGACAGGCTGGATCAG GAGAGCCCAGATCCCAACAAAAAGCAACTTTCGTCCAATGGCAAGGCAGCAATTCTTGGTCCCAAGTTGGAAATGATAGGAGAGAATGAAACGATGGACAGCTACGACCTTTACGACCCCTATGAAGATGACATGTCAGATCGGGGAGATAGTGAGATGGACTTTTTAGAGGTGGAGCTTGTAAGAA GTAAAAGTGACAGTGTTCTCGCCATGGCTGACGGCGACCACCTGGACCATGATGCAATGTTCTTGTGCCACCTAGAGCCGTCCATCTTCACCGACCGCCTTTCGCCCTATCGAGGCTCGCCACCTACGAACTCCTCCTTCTTCAATGCCAATCACAGCACTCCCCCTCCGCGGTTTACCAACAtcagacgcagcagcagcacaggaagcCAGGACCCGCTCCAGCCCcaaaccaacaacaaccaccaaaCAAACGCTCTCACACCCAGGATTTCCCGCCTCTCGGCTTTCTTGCAAGAAATGGAGAACGACGACGGACAGGAGGCGCTGCTCAACAACCAGCTCAATGAGCAGCGGACGCTGAACGGTCGGCTGTTAGCTGGTGTAACCAATGCTGATAGATTTAACACCAACAGCCTGAGCTCTATAGGGCAGGCCCACCGTGCTGGAATGGTCAAAG CCGCCAGTACCGGAGCTCCCATGAGGCAATCGCGTCACCGCCATATCTTCTACCGCCAGCCGTCCTGCACCTTCTCCTACTACGGCCGAGTAGGGAGCCACCGTTACCGCTACCGCCGGGCCAACGCCGCTTCTCTCATCAAGCCGTCTCGCAGCATGAACGACCTGTACGAGGTGGAGAccagacacaggaggaggagtcgacagaggaacagacacagAAGCGGAAACACCAACTCCTCCAGCGGAGACACAGAGAGCGAAGAGGGCGAG GTTGAGACCACCGTGCGACTGCTGTGGCTCTCCATGCTGAAGATGCCTCCGGAGCTGCTGCGACTCTGCGCCTGTCACCTGCTCACCTGGTTCTCCATCATCGCCGAGGCCGTCTTCTTCACCGACTTCATGGGACAAGTCATCTACCACGGAGATCCCACC gcTCCTGCCAACTCTACTTTGCTGGAAAACTATCACAGAGGAGTTCAGATGGGATGTTGGGGACTCGTTATATACGCCATGACTGCTGCCACGTGCTCAG CTCTCCTTCAGAAATACCTTGACAACTTTGACCTGAGCATTAAGGTCATCTACATCCTGGGGACACTTGCATTCTCCATAG GAACTGCTGTCATGGCAATCTTCCCTAATGTGTATGTCTCCATGGTGATGATCAGTACCATGGGCATCATCTCCATGAGTATCTCCTACTGTCCGTACGCTCTGTTAGGACAGTATCACGAAATGAAACAG tACATCCAGCACAGTCCTGGAAACTCCCGGAGAGGCTTTGGCATTGACTGTGCCATCTTATCGTGCCAG GTGTACATCAGTCAGATCATGGTGGCCTCCGGTCTCGGTGCTGTGGTGGAAGCTGTTGGCAGCGTCCGTGTTATTCCCCTGGTGGCCTCTGGGGGCTCCCTCCTTGGATTCTTCACTGCGTGCTTTTTGGTCATTTACCCGTCGCCAAACAGcgg CGGTGGGGACTCGGCCAAAGCTTCGGAAAAACGGGCCTTGAAAAAGCCGGAAAATCCCAACAGCACGGCCGTAGCCGTGGTGAAAGAGAAACCCAGCTTCCTGAAACTCAATAAGGAGGGAAAGGCCACGACCAccaccacttcctgtcacacGGAAAACGAGTCtgccctgtga